A genomic segment from Polyangium mundeleinium encodes:
- a CDS encoding enoyl-CoA hydratase/isomerase family protein codes for MTREREPEVKVEVEAHGATLVARIDAGPLQVFGANLARQLEALVERADTDPDVRAVVLTSTHPTRFISHADVKWLQEGGAQYVARLRSNADADAPPPPPEYVGLDRLHGLFLRMNGAAAVFVAALEGAALGLGAELAWACDLRVMSDRDAFIGQPEVLLGIMPGGGGSQRLTRLVGVHRSLVAILDGKPFTPAQALEIGAVDAVVPKDSVVAKATALADELGKRHKPSIGAIKRSVYFGGSLPLPDGIKLEAKEFLGLDVAEEGQRRMLAYQAETLEKGELPLYVQGGYEEALRAGRTKG; via the coding sequence ATGACACGAGAACGAGAGCCCGAAGTGAAGGTAGAAGTAGAAGCCCACGGCGCCACCTTGGTGGCCCGCATCGACGCGGGGCCGCTCCAGGTGTTCGGTGCCAATCTGGCGCGGCAGCTGGAGGCCCTGGTGGAGCGCGCGGACACCGATCCCGACGTGCGCGCCGTGGTCCTCACCAGCACGCACCCCACGCGTTTCATCAGCCACGCGGACGTGAAGTGGCTTCAGGAAGGGGGTGCGCAGTACGTGGCAAGGTTGCGATCGAACGCCGACGCCGATGCTCCGCCGCCACCGCCAGAATACGTCGGACTCGACCGATTGCATGGCCTGTTTCTTCGCATGAACGGTGCCGCGGCGGTGTTCGTGGCCGCGCTGGAAGGCGCCGCGCTCGGCCTGGGCGCCGAGCTCGCCTGGGCGTGCGATCTGCGTGTCATGTCCGACCGTGATGCGTTCATCGGTCAACCCGAAGTCTTGCTCGGGATCATGCCGGGTGGCGGCGGCAGCCAGCGACTGACCCGTCTGGTGGGCGTGCACCGTTCGCTGGTTGCCATCCTCGACGGCAAACCCTTCACGCCGGCGCAGGCGCTCGAGATCGGCGCGGTCGACGCGGTGGTGCCCAAGGACAGCGTGGTCGCCAAGGCAACCGCGCTCGCCGACGAGCTCGGCAAGCGCCACAAGCCGAGCATCGGCGCGATCAAGCGTTCGGTGTACTTCGGCGGCTCCCTCCCCCTCCCCGACGGCATCAAGCTCGAAGCCAAGGAGTTCCTCGGCCTCGATGTCGCGGAGGAAGGCCAGCGACGCATGCTCGCCTATCAGGCAGAGACGCTCGAAAAGGGCGAGCTGCCGCTCTACGTGCAAGGCGGCTACGAAGAGGCGCTGCGGGCGGGGCGAACCAAGGGCTGA